Proteins encoded within one genomic window of Theobroma cacao cultivar B97-61/B2 chromosome 7, Criollo_cocoa_genome_V2, whole genome shotgun sequence:
- the LOC108662817 gene encoding probable disease resistance protein At1g61180: protein MAAEFAIAANIVGNLETKYASPYVNCFIRLGKIVEQFKNRQNQLELRKDRVKNDVDEALRQTEVIEKDVEDWLTRAEKELEEAQSLENEIEYLAFKKNAIKGKAEQLLLRIKEVNSILIIPDDVWEELDLKVIRIPFGDDHNGCKIFLTTCLKQVFTQMNCQKDVLLNILSEHEAWALFKDNVRLKDVTSLLHDVAKEVAEECKGLPLTIVIVGRALKTETLDGWEVVNQ, encoded by the exons ATGGCTGCTGAGTTTGCTATTGCTGCCAACATTGTAGGGAACCTGGAAACTAAATACGCATCACCTTATGTCAATTGCTTTATTCGTTTGGGCAAAATTGTTGAGCAGTTCAAGAATCGGCAAAACCAACTTGAATTGAGAAAAGATCGGGTGAAAAATGATGTTGATGAGGCTTTAAGGCAAACTGAGGTAATTGAGAAGGACGTTGAGGACTGGCTAACAAGGGCAGAGAAAGAACTAGAAGAAGCTCAAAGTTTGGAAAATGAAATAGAAT ATTTAGCTTTTAAAAAGAACGCTATCAAAGGAAAAGCAGAGCAATTGTTGTTGAGAATAAAAGAGGTGAATAGCATCCTTATAATCCCTGATGATGTTTGGGAAGAACTTGACTTGAAGGTTATCAGAATTCCATTCGGTGATGATCACAATGGttgcaaaatttttctaaCCACCTGCCTTAAACAAGTTTTCACTCAAATGAATTGTCAAAAGGATGTTCTGCTCAATATCTTATCTGAACATGAAGCATGGGCTTTATTCAAAGATAATGTTCGGTTAAAAGATGTCACTTCCCTTTTGCATGATGTAGCTAAGGAGGTTGCCGAAGAATGCAAGGGTTTGCCTCTTACAATTGTGATTGTGGGAAGAGCTTTGAAAACTGAAACTCTAGATGGGTGGGAAGTAGTAAATCAATGA